A section of the Pediococcus inopinatus genome encodes:
- a CDS encoding alpha/beta hydrolase, translating into MAGISLIGVAASLGISSLVSYQKGIKTTKSQKRRAIQNAHKNDKTLDSYDWYKQLIKQTWFIRAEDGIHLAAIYLSNNSDKTVILAHGYHNVHDQMIPYAKLFMDLGYNVLMPDARGHGVSDGHIIGFGWLDRRDYIKWIEEVNKRSKIRQEIVLFGVSMGAATVLATAGEADLPKNVDAVIEDSGFSSAQKEFSYRLGHHYFLPPFLSVFVSLMTRVTGGYSLKEADIAQQAANISIPVLMIHGDADRYVPVEMMAEIKSSLAKQLPKESHRVHGADHVQSRSADPKKYQQTIEDFLKQWVDKTK; encoded by the coding sequence GTGGCAGGCATATCATTAATTGGTGTAGCGGCAAGCCTGGGGATTAGTAGTTTAGTGAGTTATCAAAAGGGAATTAAAACGACTAAATCACAAAAACGGCGTGCTATTCAGAATGCCCATAAAAATGATAAGACACTTGATAGTTATGATTGGTATAAACAGTTAATTAAACAGACTTGGTTTATTCGAGCTGAGGATGGGATTCATTTAGCGGCTATTTACCTTTCCAATAATAGTGATAAAACAGTTATTTTAGCGCACGGTTATCACAATGTGCACGACCAAATGATTCCATATGCCAAGTTATTTATGGATTTGGGGTATAACGTCTTAATGCCAGATGCACGTGGTCATGGCGTCAGCGATGGGCACATTATCGGTTTTGGTTGGCTGGATCGACGCGACTATATCAAATGGATTGAAGAAGTGAACAAACGCAGTAAAATCAGGCAGGAAATTGTTTTGTTTGGCGTGAGCATGGGAGCTGCCACCGTTTTGGCGACCGCCGGTGAAGCAGACTTGCCTAAGAATGTGGACGCAGTTATCGAAGACAGTGGCTTTAGTTCAGCTCAAAAAGAATTTAGTTATCGCTTGGGACACCACTACTTTCTGCCACCATTTCTTAGTGTTTTTGTAAGTCTCATGACGCGAGTGACGGGTGGCTATTCGCTTAAAGAAGCTGATATTGCGCAGCAGGCGGCCAACATTTCGATTCCGGTTCTGATGATTCACGGGGATGCCGATCGGTACGTGCCAGTTGAAATGATGGCTGAAATTAAGTCGTCACTTGCTAAACAGTTACCAAAAGAGAGCCATCGGGTTCATGGCGCGGATCATGTGCAGTCTAGATCAGCTGATCCTAAAAAGTATCAACAAACCATTGAGGACTTTTTAAAACAGTGGGTAGATAAAACTAAATAG
- a CDS encoding IS3 family transposase: MRQKVNPDDWQTAVDINLKHHSIKETCKVLSIPRSTYYEHQQNHVSPQAKRRKTLSQSIKRIYFNSRRIYGAPKILKALQKEGKTASIKLVQRLMRQMGLKSITRKKWHYQQTNDIDATDYSNILAQDFRITSPNQKWCADITYIHTKANGWCYLSSIQDLYSRKIIAHKISRHMTADLVISTFQQAFETRKTTNNLIVHTDLGSQYRSAGFEQILAQHHIRHSYSKRGCPYDNSCLESFHASLKKEEVYQHHYQDFEEANAAIFSYIESFYNSARIHSSIDYLTPNEKEKLVA; this comes from the coding sequence ATTCGCCAAAAAGTAAACCCAGATGACTGGCAGACAGCCGTTGATATTAATTTGAAGCACCATAGTATCAAAGAAACCTGTAAAGTACTCTCAATTCCACGCTCAACTTACTATGAACATCAGCAGAATCATGTATCGCCACAAGCCAAGCGTCGTAAGACACTTAGCCAGTCGATTAAACGCATTTACTTTAATTCTAGACGTATCTACGGGGCACCTAAAATTCTAAAAGCGTTACAAAAAGAAGGTAAGACTGCCAGTATTAAGCTAGTTCAACGATTAATGCGCCAAATGGGGTTAAAATCAATCACGCGCAAGAAGTGGCATTATCAACAAACTAATGATATTGATGCGACTGATTATTCAAATATACTCGCGCAAGATTTTCGTATAACCAGTCCAAATCAAAAGTGGTGTGCAGACATAACTTATATTCACACCAAAGCCAATGGCTGGTGTTATTTATCAAGCATTCAGGATTTATATTCACGTAAAATCATTGCCCATAAAATCAGCCGTCATATGACTGCTGATCTTGTGATCAGCACTTTTCAACAAGCCTTTGAAACTAGAAAGACGACTAATAACTTAATTGTGCATACCGATCTGGGTAGCCAGTACCGCAGTGCTGGCTTTGAACAGATCTTAGCGCAACACCATATTCGCCATTCTTATAGCAAGCGTGGCTGTCCCTATGACAATTCATGTTTGGAATCATTTCACGCCAGTTTGAAAAAAGAAGAGGTTTACCAACACCATTATCAGGATTTTGAAGAAGCAAATGCTGCAATATTCAGCTACATTGAGAGCTTTTATAACAGTGCTCGAATTCACAGTAGCATTGATTATTTAACTCCAAATGAAAAGGAAAAATTAGTCGCTTAA
- a CDS encoding IS3 family transposase, translating to MRQKVSSEDWQAAIKPNLKQHRIKEICQVLQVPRSTYYDQQNHYISPQAEHRKTLCQAIKRIYYNHRRVYGAPKILKELKKEGLAASIKLVQRLMRQMELKSITLKKWHYQQANNIDEANYPNLLAQDFSTTAPNQKWCADITYVHTKADGWCYLSSIQDLYSRKIIAHKLSRHMTADLVLDTLKQAFETRKVTDQLIIHTDLGSQYRSTTFEELLRQRHIQHSYSKRGCPYDNSVLESFHASLKKEEVYQTHYQNFDEANVALFSYIESFYNNDRIHSAIDYLTPNEKEELVA from the coding sequence ATTCGCCAAAAAGTAAGCTCGGAAGATTGGCAAGCCGCAATCAAACCAAATCTAAAGCAACATCGCATTAAGGAGATCTGTCAGGTACTACAAGTCCCTCGTTCCACGTATTATGATCAACAGAATCATTATATCTCACCACAAGCAGAACATCGAAAGACGCTCTGCCAAGCGATCAAGCGCATTTATTATAATCACCGTCGGGTCTATGGCGCTCCTAAGATTTTAAAGGAATTGAAAAAAGAGGGACTAGCCGCAAGCATCAAGTTAGTTCAGCGTTTAATGCGCCAAATGGAACTTAAATCGATCACCCTAAAGAAGTGGCATTACCAACAAGCAAATAATATCGACGAAGCGAATTATCCGAACCTGCTCGCTCAGGATTTTAGCACGACAGCACCAAATCAAAAATGGTGTGCCGATATCACTTACGTTCACACCAAAGCTGATGGCTGGTGTTATTTATCAAGCATCCAGGATCTGTATTCACGTAAAATCATTGCCCACAAGTTGAGTCGTCACATGACTGCCGATCTAGTGCTCGACACTTTAAAACAAGCTTTTGAAACCAGAAAAGTAACAGACCAGTTGATCATTCATACCGATTTAGGCAGTCAATACCGCAGCACCACCTTTGAAGAACTTCTACGACAACGCCATATCCAGCACTCTTATAGCAAGCGCGGTTGTCCATATGACAATTCAGTTCTGGAGTCATTCCATGCCAGCTTAAAAAAAGAGGAAGTTTATCAGACCCATTACCAAAATTTTGATGAAGCAAATGTGGCTTTATTTAGCTACATTGAGAGCTTTTACAACAATGATCGGATTCATAGTGCCATTGATTATTTAACCCCGAATGAAAAGGAAGAATTAGTCGCTTAA
- the addA gene encoding helicase-exonuclease AddAB subunit AddA produces MGKTSFTPDQERAINHSGHNVLVSASAGSGKTSVLVQRVIKKILNGTDVDKLLVVTFTEAAAKEMHDRIQNAINDQIRVEKEADQRRHLIAQLTKLNTANISTIHAFCLSIIKRYYYVIDLDPVFRLLTDDTEGVLLREEVWNDLRESLYESEGELFSQLTANFSNDRSDDGFTDLMLRLYDFANATPDPNKWLAKLPEVYQINGKLNDTEFYQNQVLPVVKFELENSLEEARSLQNIMQDGNEDLEKFQPVIDDDVNQIQDVLTNGLSDWDTLRGKLKSLEFGKILGGKRTDEVKEFKERVKEIRGDSKNKNGYKIRLQELVQKYFSLNEVQMIDVLKKSESLVQELCKVTLAFKDAYAVEKRRRQILDFSDLEHFAMRILNGSSQESKSARAAYQRQFSEVIVDEYQDINPLQEAILTSVTSDEPGNMFMVGDVKQSIYAFRLADPHLFIGKDQSYQDEDAPGERIILSQNFRSIQNVDDFTNLIFEQLMDQNLGEIPYDEDAKLVYGAKYYPETASKGTEILVYDDEKTESASSIPETDSFEIDDKSRGQVAVAGQRIKQLVEEKTMIFDKDEKKERRLTYSDVVLLTPTRKNNLTIVALFKQMGIPVVVNDAQNYFQTTEIAIMMSLLKIIDNPYQDIPLVAVLRSPIVHLNENELAFLRINNKTGDYFQAVMDFYNHFDSQSSQPFQAEVYQKVGHFLEQLTHFQDIANQNQLATLIWTIYNETGFLDYVGGMPAGQQRQANLHALYDRTKSYEQTSFKGLFQFVRFIERMQKRSKDLAEVPINSDEAAVQVMTIHGSKGLEFPVVFLMDASHKFNTDSMKGKYILDSKEGIGITYLDPRTRLQVDTPQKLTIIDHVKRNGLAEEMRQLYVALTRAQQKLIIVGSCDSQEKLLKKWQSAWRSDQLLLTESTRLGTNNFLDWIGEALIRHPQFNLESEGESPLAALSGDQSKFEVQFKTKVDLQKIVGIQTDQEQKDWWEEFEKATNDLDVTTLSTHQIDQVLNFKYPHEVATQTTAYQSVSEVKRLFDDPDSLEMTLSTVEADHKLKTQNRYVSSNLATPKFLQTTVKPKPTEIGTATHLILQEIPLTEMPTEKSVEDLIGQLVMNKVLMPEVANLVDIDNILRFFDSSLGQILLDTPDKVHREVPFSLLMPAKQLFNGFKDFSNDEETQILIHGIIDGYVELDDRAILFDYKTDYVKPGSTKNGVQNIISRYAGQVNLYAAALTDILKHPVEERYLYLLSIGELVEVH; encoded by the coding sequence ATGGGAAAAACTAGTTTCACACCAGACCAAGAACGCGCAATTAACCATAGTGGGCATAATGTGCTTGTCTCAGCTTCTGCCGGTTCCGGTAAAACGTCTGTCTTAGTTCAACGGGTTATTAAAAAGATTTTAAACGGTACAGATGTTGATAAACTCCTGGTTGTTACCTTCACAGAGGCTGCCGCAAAAGAAATGCATGATCGCATCCAAAACGCGATTAATGATCAAATTCGGGTTGAAAAGGAAGCCGATCAAAGGCGTCATTTAATTGCGCAACTTACCAAATTAAATACGGCCAACATCAGTACTATTCATGCATTTTGCTTATCGATTATTAAACGATATTATTACGTCATTGATTTAGATCCAGTTTTTCGGCTGCTGACTGATGATACAGAAGGCGTGCTTTTGCGTGAGGAAGTCTGGAATGATCTGCGTGAGTCACTCTATGAATCTGAAGGAGAGCTTTTTTCGCAACTGACAGCCAATTTTTCAAACGATCGAAGTGATGACGGGTTTACCGACTTAATGTTACGTCTATATGATTTTGCGAATGCCACGCCAGATCCAAATAAGTGGCTGGCGAAATTACCAGAAGTCTATCAAATAAACGGTAAGCTTAACGACACAGAATTTTATCAAAACCAAGTGTTACCAGTTGTAAAATTCGAATTAGAAAATAGCTTAGAAGAGGCACGTTCACTTCAGAACATAATGCAGGATGGAAATGAAGATTTAGAAAAATTCCAACCGGTTATTGATGATGATGTGAATCAAATTCAAGATGTTTTAACTAATGGATTAAGTGATTGGGATACGTTACGTGGCAAACTGAAAAGTCTTGAATTTGGAAAAATTCTGGGCGGAAAACGGACTGACGAAGTTAAGGAGTTCAAAGAACGAGTTAAAGAGATTCGTGGAGATTCTAAAAACAAGAATGGTTACAAAATTCGCCTGCAGGAATTAGTCCAAAAATATTTCAGCTTAAATGAAGTTCAAATGATCGATGTTTTAAAAAAATCAGAGAGCTTAGTGCAGGAACTATGCAAGGTTACACTTGCTTTTAAAGATGCTTACGCAGTTGAGAAACGTAGACGACAAATCTTGGATTTTAGTGATCTGGAACATTTTGCCATGCGAATTTTGAATGGTAGTTCACAAGAGTCAAAAAGTGCGCGTGCTGCATATCAAAGACAATTTAGTGAAGTAATTGTGGATGAGTATCAAGATATTAATCCACTACAAGAAGCTATTTTGACAAGTGTTACTAGCGATGAACCGGGTAATATGTTTATGGTCGGGGATGTCAAACAATCCATTTATGCTTTCCGTTTGGCAGATCCACATTTGTTTATTGGAAAAGACCAATCATATCAGGATGAAGATGCACCTGGTGAACGAATAATCCTATCTCAAAACTTTCGGTCCATCCAAAATGTGGACGATTTTACAAATCTGATTTTTGAACAATTAATGGATCAAAATTTAGGTGAAATTCCGTATGATGAAGATGCTAAACTTGTTTATGGAGCAAAATATTATCCTGAAACAGCTTCAAAAGGCACAGAAATTCTCGTTTATGATGATGAAAAGACTGAATCAGCGTCTAGCATACCTGAAACTGATAGTTTTGAAATTGATGATAAATCGCGGGGCCAAGTGGCGGTTGCTGGGCAACGCATCAAACAACTAGTTGAAGAAAAAACAATGATCTTTGATAAGGATGAAAAAAAAGAGCGACGGTTAACCTACAGTGATGTTGTGCTATTAACGCCGACCAGAAAAAACAATTTAACGATTGTGGCCTTATTTAAACAAATGGGAATTCCCGTTGTGGTTAACGATGCCCAAAATTATTTTCAGACGACAGAAATTGCAATTATGATGTCACTCTTGAAAATTATCGACAATCCGTATCAAGATATTCCGTTGGTTGCTGTTTTACGTTCACCAATTGTTCATTTGAATGAAAATGAATTGGCCTTTCTTCGGATTAATAATAAAACGGGTGATTATTTTCAAGCAGTAATGGATTTTTATAACCACTTTGATTCGCAGTCTAGTCAGCCTTTTCAAGCGGAAGTTTATCAAAAGGTTGGTCACTTTTTAGAACAACTAACCCACTTTCAAGACATAGCCAATCAAAATCAATTAGCTACTTTAATTTGGACAATTTACAATGAGACTGGTTTTCTTGATTATGTTGGAGGAATGCCGGCTGGACAACAACGACAAGCAAACCTGCATGCTTTATATGATCGTACGAAAAGTTACGAACAGACTAGTTTTAAAGGTTTGTTTCAGTTTGTTCGGTTTATTGAACGGATGCAAAAACGAAGCAAGGATTTGGCAGAAGTGCCAATTAATAGTGACGAAGCAGCGGTTCAAGTCATGACCATCCATGGAAGCAAGGGGCTCGAATTTCCAGTTGTATTTTTGATGGACGCCTCGCATAAATTCAATACGGATTCCATGAAAGGAAAATACATTTTAGACTCCAAAGAAGGAATTGGAATTACTTACTTAGATCCAAGAACACGCCTACAAGTTGATACACCGCAGAAGCTGACGATTATTGACCATGTTAAACGGAATGGCCTGGCCGAGGAAATGCGGCAACTCTACGTGGCGTTAACCCGAGCACAACAAAAATTGATCATTGTTGGCTCATGTGATTCGCAAGAAAAGTTACTTAAGAAATGGCAATCCGCTTGGCGAAGTGATCAGCTCTTATTGACGGAGTCCACACGATTAGGGACGAACAACTTTTTGGATTGGATTGGGGAAGCCCTAATTCGCCATCCACAATTTAATTTAGAATCTGAAGGGGAAAGTCCTTTGGCGGCGTTGAGTGGTGACCAATCTAAGTTTGAAGTTCAATTCAAAACAAAAGTAGATCTGCAAAAAATTGTAGGTATTCAAACCGACCAAGAGCAAAAAGATTGGTGGGAAGAGTTTGAAAAGGCGACAAATGATTTGGATGTCACAACTTTAAGCACCCATCAAATTGATCAAGTATTGAACTTCAAATACCCTCACGAAGTTGCTACGCAGACTACGGCGTATCAGTCTGTATCTGAAGTGAAACGGCTATTTGATGATCCAGATAGTCTTGAAATGACACTTTCAACCGTTGAAGCGGACCATAAACTAAAAACGCAAAATCGTTACGTTTCTAGTAATTTAGCCACACCGAAATTTTTGCAAACCACAGTAAAACCAAAACCAACAGAAATTGGGACGGCAACTCATTTAATTTTACAAGAAATTCCGCTAACTGAAATGCCCACCGAAAAAAGTGTAGAAGATCTTATCGGCCAGTTGGTTATGAATAAAGTTTTAATGCCTGAGGTTGCAAACCTTGTTGATATAGATAATATTTTGAGATTTTTTGATTCTAGTTTAGGCCAAATATTATTAGACACGCCAGATAAGGTGCACCGTGAAGTACCATTTTCCTTGCTAATGCCTGCTAAACAGCTATTCAACGGATTTAAGGATTTTTCAAATGACGAAGAAACCCAAATTCTGATTCACGGAATTATTGATGGTTATGTTGAATTAGACGACCGGGCTATTTTATTCGACTACAAGACTGATTACGTGAAACCAGGAAGTACAAAAAACGGGGTTCAAAATATCATTAGCCGCTATGCTGGTCAAGTGAATTTATACGCGGCAGCACTTACTGATATTTTAAAGCACCCAGTTGAGGAACGTTATTTGTATTTACTTTCAATTGGTGAATTGGTTGAAGTTCATTAA
- a CDS encoding NAD(P)H-binding protein yields MNKVIILGAAGHIARLAAKQLIKETDAQLTLFVRHPNKLTDVDKKRETVVVGDVNNETELTAALKGQDLVYANLGPDDTDKMIPHIVNAMHAASLKRLIWISTLGVFDEVPGKFGDWNKQMLNPSGYLPTQSKAASEIEASDLDYTIIRPNWLTNNDEVTYETTGRHDEMKGTEVSRKSVADYVVKLIQDPTKDVRTSIGLNKPNTDGDKPSFY; encoded by the coding sequence ATGAATAAAGTTATTATCCTGGGGGCTGCCGGTCACATTGCTCGGCTCGCAGCAAAACAGTTAATTAAGGAAACAGATGCACAATTGACATTATTTGTGCGTCATCCAAATAAGCTAACGGATGTGGATAAAAAGCGTGAAACGGTCGTGGTTGGCGATGTGAATAATGAAACTGAATTGACAGCTGCTTTGAAAGGTCAAGATCTTGTCTATGCAAACTTGGGTCCAGACGATACAGATAAGATGATTCCACATATTGTGAACGCAATGCATGCCGCTAGTTTGAAACGGTTGATTTGGATTTCCACATTGGGTGTATTCGATGAAGTGCCCGGTAAATTTGGCGATTGGAATAAACAAATGCTTAATCCAAGTGGTTATTTACCAACACAATCGAAGGCTGCTAGCGAAATAGAAGCATCGGATTTAGATTACACTATCATTCGTCCCAACTGGTTAACAAATAACGATGAAGTTACTTATGAAACAACTGGACGACATGATGAAATGAAAGGGACCGAAGTTTCTCGTAAGTCTGTGGCAGATTACGTGGTTAAGCTAATTCAAGATCCGACAAAAGATGTTCGCACATCAATAGGTTTGAATAAACCAAATACTGATGGTGATAAGCCAAGTTTCTATTAA
- a CDS encoding transposase, whose protein sequence is MTKKKYSVDFRKMIVKLYQDGAPVADLTDEYGVSNVTIYKWINLYKEDKGSGISKSDVLALQKRLKQLESENDILKKALTIFAKK, encoded by the coding sequence ATGACCAAGAAAAAGTACTCAGTAGATTTTAGAAAAATGATTGTCAAGCTGTACCAGGATGGCGCCCCGGTAGCTGATCTTACAGACGAATATGGTGTATCAAATGTAACTATTTACAAATGGATTAATCTATATAAAGAAGACAAAGGAAGTGGAATTTCCAAATCAGATGTTTTAGCGTTGCAAAAACGTTTGAAACAGCTAGAAAGTGAGAATGACATCTTAAAAAAAGCCTTAACCATATTCGCCAAAAAGTAA
- a CDS encoding CsbD family protein — protein sequence MSKTNDKFDALKDKTIGKAKEMAGKVTGDDSKELEGKTQKEAGKLKDKKADLKDKAAKKVNEATDRDKR from the coding sequence ATGTCAAAGACTAACGACAAGTTCGACGCATTGAAAGATAAAACCATTGGTAAAGCCAAAGAAATGGCTGGAAAAGTCACTGGTGACGATTCCAAAGAGTTGGAAGGTAAAACCCAAAAGGAAGCTGGAAAGCTTAAAGACAAAAAGGCTGATTTGAAGGACAAGGCAGCCAAAAAAGTTAACGAAGCAACTGATAGAGACAAACGATAA
- a CDS encoding CvpA family protein: MLLSIIIIAILLWKFTSGLHKGFVIELLYTVGYFVVFIFAKVLCTPLASFLSTSFNSNQSSTSNTAVMSSVSFMILMAIGWLLIRLIARWSRMITWIPVIKQVNGLAGGIISIVIAYFVIFILLSVSQFFPNDAYQAQLSDSPVAQFIIKRTPGISSDILNKYILNTDDTSNTNTISNEEN, encoded by the coding sequence ATGCTTCTCTCGATTATCATTATTGCAATTTTGTTGTGGAAATTTACCAGCGGACTTCACAAAGGTTTTGTTATCGAACTACTGTATACAGTCGGTTACTTCGTTGTCTTTATCTTTGCCAAAGTCCTTTGCACACCACTGGCTTCATTCCTCTCGACATCTTTTAATAGCAATCAAAGTTCTACCAGTAACACCGCCGTCATGAGCTCCGTTTCCTTCATGATTCTAATGGCGATTGGTTGGTTATTGATTCGCCTGATTGCGCGCTGGTCACGAATGATTACCTGGATTCCTGTGATCAAACAAGTAAACGGTCTGGCAGGTGGAATTATTAGTATCGTAATTGCTTATTTTGTAATTTTCATTCTGCTAAGTGTTAGTCAATTTTTCCCCAATGACGCATATCAAGCACAACTATCAGATTCTCCAGTGGCCCAATTTATCATCAAACGAACACCCGGAATCTCTTCTGATATTTTAAATAAATATATTTTAAATACTGACGACACAAGCAATACTAATACAATTTCGAATGAGGAAAACTAA
- a CDS encoding IS3 family transposase yields the protein MRQKVNPDDWQTAVDINLKHHSIKETCKVLSVPRSTYYEHQQNHVSPQAKRRKTLSQSIKRIYFNSRRIYGAPKILKALQKEGKTASIKLVQRLMRQMGLKSITRKKWHYQQTNDIDATDYSNILAQDFRTTSPNQKWCADITYIHTKANGWCYLSSIQDLYSRKIIAHKISRHMTADLVISTFQQAFETRKTTNNLIVHTDLGSQYRSAGFEQILAQHHIRHSYSKRGCPYDNSCLESFHASLKKEEVYQHHYQDFEEANAAIFSYIESFYNSARIHSSIDYLTPNEKEKLVA from the coding sequence ATTCGCCAAAAAGTAAACCCAGATGACTGGCAGACAGCCGTTGATATTAATTTGAAGCACCATAGTATCAAAGAAACCTGTAAAGTACTCTCAGTTCCACGCTCAACTTACTATGAACATCAGCAGAATCATGTATCGCCACAAGCCAAGCGTCGTAAGACACTTAGCCAGTCGATTAAACGCATTTACTTTAATTCTAGACGTATCTACGGGGCACCTAAAATTCTAAAAGCGTTACAAAAAGAAGGTAAGACTGCCAGTATTAAGCTAGTTCAACGATTAATGCGCCAAATGGGGTTAAAATCAATCACGCGCAAGAAGTGGCATTATCAACAAACTAATGATATTGATGCGACTGATTATTCAAATATACTCGCGCAAGATTTTCGTACAACCAGTCCAAATCAAAAGTGGTGTGCAGACATAACTTATATTCACACCAAAGCCAATGGCTGGTGTTATTTATCAAGCATTCAGGATTTATATTCACGTAAAATCATTGCCCATAAAATCAGCCGTCATATGACTGCTGATCTTGTGATCAGCACTTTTCAACAAGCCTTTGAAACTAGAAAGACGACTAATAACTTAATTGTGCATACCGATCTGGGTAGCCAGTACCGCAGTGCTGGCTTTGAACAGATCTTAGCGCAACACCATATTCGCCATTCTTATAGCAAGCGTGGCTGTCCCTATGACAATTCATGTTTGGAATCATTTCACGCCAGTTTGAAAAAAGAAGAGGTTTACCAACACCATTATCAGGATTTTGAAGAAGCAAATGCTGCAATATTCAGCTACATTGAGAGCTTTTATAACAGTGCTCGAATTCACAGTAGCATTGATTATTTAACTCCAAATGAAAAGGAAAAATTAGTCGCTTAA
- a CDS encoding GNAT family N-acetyltransferase yields the protein MASTYLRKTTLQDLPTVSKIIDSAKAFLKSQGIDQWQDGYPALPDLQSDVTNQIGYVLIIDGQIAGTAALLHDHDKNYDVINDGSWLGPEDAKYTAIHRIAMSPNFRGQHLSEKMISGMLTLSSQLGYQQVRIDTHPDNKLMQHLIIKSGFIYRGNVLMDEDPTDIRRAYQLILN from the coding sequence TTGGCAAGTACATATTTACGGAAAACAACTCTTCAAGATCTACCAACAGTTTCAAAGATTATTGATTCTGCTAAAGCATTTCTTAAATCACAAGGCATCGATCAATGGCAAGATGGTTATCCTGCATTACCAGATCTTCAATCTGATGTAACCAACCAAATTGGTTATGTTTTGATTATTGACGGTCAAATTGCAGGCACCGCCGCCTTGTTGCATGATCATGATAAAAATTATGACGTCATTAATGACGGTTCATGGCTGGGACCTGAAGACGCAAAATACACTGCCATTCATCGGATTGCTATGTCCCCCAATTTCCGGGGACAACACCTTTCGGAAAAAATGATCTCTGGTATGCTCACCTTATCAAGCCAATTAGGTTATCAACAAGTCCGAATTGATACCCATCCTGATAACAAATTGATGCAACATCTAATCATTAAAAGTGGCTTTATCTATCGTGGAAACGTCTTAATGGATGAAGATCCAACTGATATAAGACGCGCCTATCAATTAATCTTAAATTAA
- a CDS encoding transposase, with protein MSKQKYSVDFKKMIVKLYQDGTSVVELTNEYGIANVTIYKWINLYKEDKETGASKADILALQKRLNRLESENDILKKALTIFAKK; from the coding sequence ATGTCTAAACAGAAATACTCAGTTGATTTCAAAAAAATGATCGTTAAACTCTACCAGGATGGCACCTCGGTAGTTGAGCTTACAAATGAATATGGTATTGCAAATGTCACTATTTACAAATGGATCAATTTATACAAAGAGGACAAAGAAACTGGTGCCTCGAAAGCTGATATTTTAGCGCTACAGAAGCGTCTTAATCGGCTTGAAAGTGAGAATGATATCTTAAAAAAAGCCTTAACCATATTCGCCAAAAAGTAA